The nucleotide sequence AGGGGATCTCGCCGCCGGACGCGGAAAGGCCGTTTTTTTCCTTccccttttttttgtttcttcccCCTTGTTTCTCGCTGGCAGCCGCGGGggacggcggtggtggcgcacTGCTGCCGCGGCCGCGCTGGGGAGGCGAGGCCTAGTTCGCTGTTGCATTTTTTTCCCCTTCTGATCTGATGAGATTTCTTTACTGTTACCTGCTGCGGGCGTCGCTCTCGTGTCATCTGATCTCCATGTGGCATCTGGGCACTTGCTTCGCCTCCCACTGAGCCCCTTTGTCCTCACTTGCAGGGACCCTGGTCGCCCGCTACTTCTACAACTATTCTATTGCCAGCGCCCAGCGGCAGGCAGGGGCACATACGGGTTGATTGGGAGCGGCTCTTGGCTTGCCGTCGAGCCGCCCTTCACCTCTGAACTCTGCTGATCCGGACCGGAGGGAGCAGCTCCTTCCACCAGTTGTTCTTGGGCGTCTTCGGGCTGCTTCGTCTTCTTGAGAGGTAAGACTAAGACACTCATGTTCTGCAACAGACAACTGCGTTATCTCCTGCCGTGCCCATGCTTGTGATGCTTGCTCGATGTGTTCCGTTTCGAACTGGGTCTCGCGGTTGCAGGAGCCGGTGACCTCGGACGTGCTGTTGCGTGCCTTTGTTGGAGGGCAAGATGTTGGGGGCTGTTCTTGTCGCCATCGCCGCCTCCATCGGCAATCTGCTGCAGGGGTGGGACAATGCCACCATCGCAGGTAAATCTCGGCAGATCGGTTTTACTAGGACGTTTCTCACTCTCGTCGAGTCAGTTTTCTAGTTCCATCAGATCAAATCTTCGGACACTCGGATCAGATGCTGCTCAGTACTAGTTGCTGCTGGGTGGTTATCAGATCGTGTGTAGTGTTCTCAATTTCTTACTGAATTGAAAGTACCTGAGTAATTCAGTTGGTTGTTCTTTGAATTTCAATCTATCATTTATCAGAGTAACTTCCTCGCAAAGAAAATATCAGAGTAACGCTGTCaattaagaaaagaaatataTTCCCAGGACTATAATGATTACAATTATGTGGTATCGAACTATTACCTATGCTTTGTGCTGAAAATATTGGTGGGGACATTTTGTTTAAGATTAAATATTATTAACAACACAACTGTTTTCTCCAGGTGCTGTTCTGTACATAAAGAAGGAATTCCAATTACAAAGTGAGCCCACTGTGGAGGGGCTAATTGTGGCCATGTCACTTATTGGCGCCACCATCATCACTACATTCTCTGGGCCGGTATCAGACTGGATCGGCCGTCGCCCTATGCTCATCCTCTCTTCAATTCTGTACTTCTTGAGCAGCCTCATCATGCTATGGTCCCCTAATGTCTACGTCCTGCTGCTGGCACGCCTCGTAGACGGATTCGGTATTGGCTTGGCTGTCACGCTTGTGCCTTTGTACATTTCAGAAACAGCCCCTCCAGAGATTAGAGGTTTGCTGAATACGCTACCGCAGTTCAGTGGATCAGGAGGGATGTTCTTGTCATACTGCATGGTGTTTGGGATGTCACTGTTGCCATCACCTAACTGGAGAATTATGCTTGGGGTGCTCGCGATACCTTCATTGTTCTTCTTTGGATTGACAATATTTTACCTTCCTGAATCCCCAAGATGGCTTGTTAGCAAAGGTCGGATGGCAGAGGCAAAGAAGGTGTTGCAAAAATTACGTGGCAAAGAAGATGTTTCAGGTCTGTTTTACTAAAATTTGATGCGCATTTTacttggagtttttttttttgttctagcTGACTAGAGCCTGAATTGTTAGTTAATTCGAGAAGTGGTATCTGTTCACACCATATATAGAATGGTATAGAACTCTAATTTTTTCTTTTCAAGAATAACAATAATCAGTTAATTTCTGCAGAATGGCGATCGTGTATTACTTAATCATAAATGCTTGAAGAGCCAAATATTTCAGTTCGCTCGACATCTTatttatatttaaatttttatGTATAGATATTTTGTGGTGATGTACATATTAAGCACGTCAAAAGATAGAAGTATATTACATTCTCGTTTTGCTCTTCCGGTAATACATTGACCAAACTGTGATGCAACCAGAGTTATTCACATTGTATAAACTGCTGTGTTTGGAAATTTATTCAAGTTGATTATGATGTCATCTTTAAGATAAAAGCTTCATGTCTGACAGGAAAGACCAATACAGATTAGACCCTTAACATTGGTTAGAGACATAGGCATCAAGGAAATTGTTTTGCTATAGCTCGTTGGTGTTCATATATATTTGTTACTAATTAAAGCATTAGCTTAAAACTTGACACTTAGCTATTTTATCCAGCACATATTCTAGTTTCTGATttaaaatttatttatttaacaaTGACATATGCAAAAAGGCCATGTGATTAATTCCAAGTATGCAATTCGCAGGTGAACTGTCCCTTCTTGTCGAAGGGTTGGAGGTTGGAGGAGACACTTCGATTGAAGAGTACATCATTGGCCCTGCCACTGAGGCAACCGATGATCATGTTACTGATGGTGATAAGGAACAAATCACACTTTATGGGCCTGAAGAAGGACAGTCATGGATTGCTCGACCTTCCAAGGGACCCAGCATGCTTGGAAGTGTGCTTTCTCTCGCATCTCGTCATGGCAGCATGGTGAACCAGAGTGTACCCCTTATGGATCCGATTGTGACACTTTTTGGGAGTGTCCATGAGAATATGCCGCAAGCTGGAGGAAGTATGAGGAGCACATTGTTTCCAAACTTTGGAAGTATGTTCAGTGTCACAGATCAGCATGCCAAAAATGAGCAGTGGGATGAAGAGAATCTTCACAGGGACGATGAGGAGTATGCATCTGATGGTGCAGGAGGTGATTATGAGGACAATCTCCACAGCCCATTGCTGTCCAGGCAGACAACAAGTGCGGAAGGGAAGGACATTGTGCACCATGGTCACCGTGGAAGTGCTTTGAGCATGAGAAGGCAAAGCCTCTTGGGGGAGGGTGGAGAGGGTGTGAGCAGCACTGACATCGGTGGGGGATGGCAGCTTGCATGGAAATGGTCAGAGAAGGAAGGTGAGGATGGTAAGAAGGAAGGTGGTTTCAAAAGAGTCTACTTGCACCAAGAGGGAGTTCCTGGCTCAAGAAGGGGCTCAATTATTTCACTTCCTGGTGGTGGCGATGTTCCTGAGGGTGGCGAGTTTGTACATGCTGCTGCTTTAGTAAGTCAGTCAGCACTTTTCTCGAAGGATCTTACCGAACCACGCATGTCTGGTGCTGCCATGGTTCACCCATCCGAGGTAGCCGCCAAAGGTTCAAGTTGGAAAGATTTGTTTGAACCTGGTGTGAGGCGTGCCCTGTTAGTCGGTGTTGGAATTCAGATCCTTCAACAGGTAGAGCTAATTTAATCAGTTCACCACGTAGAAGTTTGTTTCTTGTGGCTTTGCACACAATAAATGAAGTAATTAAATATCCAAGTAACTAATTCAATTAGAATTCTTCTTGAAGAGAGGTCATCATACAATTCATTCTAAATTAGCAGTTCTAAAGTTTTAGAATAATAAGTATGATTATTAACTTTATCCTAAAGTACTCCACTAACTTGAGTTATTTTATTTCCCACGTTCAGTTTGCTGGAATAAATGGTGTTCTGTACTATACCCCACAAATTCTCGAGCAAGCTGGCGTGGCAATTCTTCTTTCCAATCTTGGTCTCAGCTCAGCATCAGCATCCATCTTGATCAGTTCTCTCACTACCTTACTGATGCTTCCTAGCATTGGCTTAGCCATGAGACTTATGGATCTTTCTGGAAGAAGGTAATTTATTTCCTTTTGTTTACATCATATTAGTATTACCACTTAAACAGAAATTTATAAATGCGCCCAAAGATTCTTTATATACTATATTAACACCCTTTTCTGCAGGTTTTTGCTGCTAGGCACAATTCCAATCTTGATAGCATCTTTAGTTATCCTGGTCGTGTCCAATATTATTGACTTGGGTACAGTGGCCCATGCTGCGCTCTCTACAGTCAGTGTCATCATGTACTTCTGCTGCTTTGTCATGGGATTTGGTCCCATCCCCAACATTCTATGTGCAGAGATCTTTCCAACTAGGGTTCGCGGTCTCTGCATTGCCATCTGTGCCTTGACATTTTGGATCGGAGACATCATTGTCACCTACAGCCTTCCTGTGATGCTGAATGCTATTGGACTAGCAGGTGTTTTTGGCATATATGCAGTCGTATGCTTGATTGCCTTTGTGTTTGTCTACCTTAAGGTTCCTGAGACAAAGGGAATGCCCCTTGAAGTCATCACTGAGTTCTTTGCAGTTGGTGCGAAGCAAGCGGCTGCAAAAGCCTAATTCCTTTGGTACCTTTGCCTGCAACTTTTGCACTGTGAATTATAAACTTGAAGGGATCTCACCAAGAAGCTCTGGGAACTTTCGATTTGTATAAATGGTGAGGGAACCGACATCTGCTCATGCTCCGCAAGCAACAGCAAGAGTCCCTCAATGACAAAGAGCAGTTGTCAAGTTGTCAATGCCATTTACCATATGTTGTTACCTAATAGTACTGTATTAGTCAATCTATTCAGCACTGGTTGTTGATAGAGATGTTTAGAACAAAGATAATGATCTGATTCGGTGGTATAATATTCAAATCTCAAATAAAGAAAATACAGTTTCTCATATCGCCTTTGCAAGCTTTTTCACTACTCAATATGATATTACCACACTCCTCGGTTCTCATTCAGACAGAATCAATTGCAGGCTCATATTGTAAACTCTCTTCATATGAAGGAGTTGCCTTGGACACATTTGCTAGAAGTTGAATTCCTGTTATATCATACGAAATATTAAGCGTAAGTGATTGTATACCTgataaaaaaaactcgaccctCGGATGGCTAGACAGCCCCGGAGCTTTGCACTTTAAGGAGGTCTCTCACGCAGGTCGAGAAAAACCCCTCCGAACCCCTAACCTACCTGCACACATGGGCCCATAACCCTGTGAGTGGACCGGTCCGCAACCTGTGCTTTGGGAATCGCAGGGCAGGCGAGGGTATTTTTCCCCCTCCGGCCAGCATAAATTGCCCCCGAGGGGGTTCAATCCCCGG is from Miscanthus floridulus cultivar M001 chromosome 7, ASM1932011v1, whole genome shotgun sequence and encodes:
- the LOC136466941 gene encoding monosaccharide-sensing protein 2-like; translated protein: MLGAVLVAIAASIGNLLQGWDNATIAGAVLYIKKEFQLQSEPTVEGLIVAMSLIGATIITTFSGPVSDWIGRRPMLILSSILYFLSSLIMLWSPNVYVLLLARLVDGFGIGLAVTLVPLYISETAPPEIRGLLNTLPQFSGSGGMFLSYCMVFGMSLLPSPNWRIMLGVLAIPSLFFFGLTIFYLPESPRWLVSKGRMAEAKKVLQKLRGKEDVSGELSLLVEGLEVGGDTSIEEYIIGPATEATDDHVTDGDKEQITLYGPEEGQSWIARPSKGPSMLGSVLSLASRHGSMVNQSVPLMDPIVTLFGSVHENMPQAGGSMRSTLFPNFGSMFSVTDQHAKNEQWDEENLHRDDEEYASDGAGGDYEDNLHSPLLSRQTTSAEGKDIVHHGHRGSALSMRRQSLLGEGGEGVSSTDIGGGWQLAWKWSEKEGEDGKKEGGFKRVYLHQEGVPGSRRGSIISLPGGGDVPEGGEFVHAAALVSQSALFSKDLTEPRMSGAAMVHPSEVAAKGSSWKDLFEPGVRRALLVGVGIQILQQFAGINGVLYYTPQILEQAGVAILLSNLGLSSASASILISSLTTLLMLPSIGLAMRLMDLSGRRFLLLGTIPILIASLVILVVSNIIDLGTVAHAALSTVSVIMYFCCFVMGFGPIPNILCAEIFPTRVRGLCIAICALTFWIGDIIVTYSLPVMLNAIGLAGVFGIYAVVCLIAFVFVYLKVPETKGMPLEVITEFFAVGAKQAAAKA